The Mycobacterium sp. 3519A genome contains a region encoding:
- a CDS encoding MBL fold metallo-hydrolase, with the protein MTTVDDNYTGHVDPRTAARRTLPGASIVKVSVGPMDNNAYLVTCSQTGETLLIDAANDAEILLELIEAYAPKLSLIVTSHQHQDHWLALEQVAKATGVPTAAHQLDSGPLPVKPQRTLAHGDTVKIGQLSFDVIHLQGHTPGSVALALTGADEATHLFTGDCLFPGGVGKTWKEGDFETLLGGVTSRVFDVYGDSTVVYPGHGDDTTLGAERPHLDEWKQRGW; encoded by the coding sequence ATGACTACCGTCGATGACAACTACACCGGCCACGTAGATCCCCGAACCGCGGCGCGGCGCACGCTGCCCGGCGCGTCGATCGTGAAGGTCTCCGTGGGCCCGATGGACAACAACGCCTACCTGGTCACGTGTTCCCAGACCGGCGAAACGCTACTCATCGACGCCGCCAACGACGCCGAGATACTGCTCGAGCTGATCGAGGCCTACGCGCCCAAGCTGTCGCTGATCGTCACCAGCCACCAGCACCAGGACCACTGGCTGGCGCTCGAGCAGGTCGCCAAGGCCACCGGGGTGCCGACCGCCGCACACCAGCTGGACTCCGGACCGCTGCCGGTCAAGCCGCAGCGCACGCTGGCCCACGGCGACACCGTCAAGATCGGCCAACTGTCCTTCGATGTCATCCACCTGCAGGGCCACACCCCAGGTTCGGTGGCGCTGGCCCTGACCGGCGCCGACGAGGCCACCCATCTGTTCACCGGCGACTGCCTTTTCCCTGGCGGTGTCGGCAAGACGTGGAAGGAAGGCGACTTCGAGACGCTGCTCGGCGGCGTCACCAGCCGGGTGTTCGACGTCTACGGCGATTCGACGGTGGTCTACCCGGGCCACGGCGACGACACCACCCTCGGCGCGGAGCGCCCACATCTCGACGAGTGGAAGCAGCGCGGCTGGTAG
- a CDS encoding SRPBCC family protein, with amino-acid sequence MAKLELSRDLSLPPEDAWAHASNLADLGDWLVMHQGWRGELPAELAIGVTLVGVAAAKGLRNRVTWTVRQVDPPRLLEMTGEGVGGTKYGLRMTVTPTASGSSFTFKLELGGRPLFGPIGAAAARAVKGDIERSIQRFEELYG; translated from the coding sequence GTGGCCAAACTCGAGTTGTCCCGCGACCTGTCCCTGCCGCCAGAGGACGCGTGGGCGCATGCCTCCAATCTGGCCGACCTCGGTGACTGGTTGGTCATGCACCAAGGGTGGCGCGGCGAGCTACCGGCCGAACTCGCCATCGGCGTGACCCTGGTCGGCGTCGCGGCGGCGAAAGGTTTGCGTAACCGCGTCACGTGGACGGTGCGGCAAGTCGATCCGCCGCGGCTACTCGAGATGACCGGCGAGGGAGTCGGCGGCACGAAGTATGGGCTGCGGATGACGGTCACGCCGACGGCCTCGGGGTCGTCGTTCACGTTCAAGCTCGAACTCGGTGGCAGGCCGCTGTTCGGGCCGATCGGAGCGGCGGCGGCGCGAGCGGTGAAGGGCGACATCGAGCGGTCGATCCAGCGCTTCGAGGAGTTGTACGGCTGA
- a CDS encoding cytosine permease yields MESPAASRIETRSIDYVPDDERHGKVSHQGPFWFVGNFQPFTLALGFVGPSLGLSLWWSIVAGIAGIAFGTLFMAFHATQGPVLGLPQMIQSRAQFGFRGVLLPLIGTLFTFVGFNVVDVVIIKSGLQSIFGWNPVVVAAAITVVAALLAIYGHDLLHKSFRILFWISLPLWVILTVRVVFGGVGGGPPAAAAFSWVGFLAQFGVAASYNITYAPYVSDYSRYLPRNTKPSSIIASVFIGAAGSPAWLIPIGAWMATYLGASDALAGINETGNAAAWHLGGVLAVVSTLVLVATMGLNAYSGMLTVVTALDSLRPVRPTRRLRVVTIVVLAVAWFVMSLLLTNATTALNTTLLIMLYLLVPWTAVNLTDYFFVRRGHYAIADLFTPDGIYGAWSWRGITAFLVGILAEIPFVVLPFFTGPVAAAMGDVDIAFAVGLLVSGIVYVLLTRSLDVTHELALIEADPVS; encoded by the coding sequence GTGGAATCTCCCGCCGCCAGCAGGATCGAAACGCGGTCCATCGACTACGTCCCTGACGACGAACGCCACGGCAAGGTCAGCCACCAGGGCCCGTTCTGGTTCGTCGGGAACTTCCAGCCCTTCACGCTGGCGCTCGGGTTCGTCGGCCCGAGCCTCGGACTGTCGCTGTGGTGGAGCATCGTCGCGGGCATCGCAGGCATCGCGTTCGGCACCCTGTTCATGGCCTTTCACGCCACCCAGGGACCGGTGCTCGGGTTGCCGCAGATGATCCAGTCCCGCGCTCAGTTCGGGTTCCGCGGTGTGCTGCTTCCGCTGATCGGCACATTGTTCACGTTCGTCGGCTTCAACGTTGTCGACGTCGTGATCATCAAGTCGGGCCTGCAATCGATCTTCGGCTGGAACCCGGTCGTGGTGGCTGCGGCCATCACCGTGGTCGCGGCGCTGCTCGCCATCTACGGACACGACCTGCTGCACAAGTCGTTCCGCATTCTGTTCTGGATTTCGTTGCCGCTGTGGGTCATTCTGACCGTCCGCGTGGTGTTCGGTGGCGTCGGAGGTGGCCCGCCGGCCGCCGCCGCGTTCTCCTGGGTCGGCTTCCTGGCGCAGTTCGGTGTCGCAGCCTCGTACAACATCACCTATGCGCCCTACGTCTCCGACTACAGCCGCTACCTGCCCCGCAACACCAAACCGTCCTCGATCATCGCGTCGGTGTTCATCGGGGCTGCGGGTTCGCCCGCCTGGTTGATCCCGATCGGGGCGTGGATGGCGACGTATCTCGGCGCCAGTGACGCGTTGGCGGGCATCAACGAAACCGGTAACGCGGCGGCATGGCATCTCGGCGGCGTGCTCGCGGTCGTGTCCACGCTGGTGCTGGTGGCCACCATGGGCCTGAACGCCTACAGCGGAATGCTCACGGTGGTAACGGCTTTGGACTCGCTGCGGCCGGTCCGGCCCACTCGACGGCTGCGGGTGGTGACGATCGTCGTGTTGGCCGTCGCATGGTTCGTGATGAGCCTGCTGCTGACCAACGCGACGACGGCGCTCAACACCACGCTGCTGATCATGCTGTACCTGCTGGTTCCGTGGACCGCGGTGAACCTCACCGACTACTTCTTCGTGCGACGCGGTCACTACGCGATCGCCGACCTGTTCACCCCTGACGGCATCTACGGGGCATGGTCATGGCGGGGTATCACCGCGTTTCTGGTCGGCATCCTCGCCGAGATCCCGTTCGTGGTGCTGCCGTTCTTCACCGGCCCGGTCGCGGCGGCGATGGGCGACGTCGACATCGCGTTCGCCGTCGGACTGCTGGTCTCCGGTATTGTCTACGTGCTGCTCACCCGATCTCTCGACGTGACGCACGAGTTGGCGCTGATCGAGGCGGACCCGGTCAGCTAG
- a CDS encoding cytochrome P450 → MTSTLHRAGITRRENGVPPPDVPLADIDLASLEFWGRDDDVRDGAFATLRRESPIAFFEVTEVEGFPSGVGHWALTRFDDIHHASRHPEIFSSIPTSTSLNDVPPETAEFAGSMINLDDPRHLRLRKIVNRAFTPKVVARIEQSVRDRARAIVTDMVANHPNGEADFVAEASSPLPLQVICDMMGIPEEDEEKVFHWTTVMLGVGDDEVSGEFAEVVATVVEMADYAMRLAEQRRADPHEDLTTSLVQAEVDGERLTSSEIASFFILLSAAGNETTRNAISHGMVALTRYPEEREKWWADFDAVAPTAVEEIVRWATPVIFMRRNLTQDIEMHGIEMKAGDKVSLWYNSGNRDEAKFGNPWLFDVTRDPNPHIGYGGGGAHFCLGANLARREIRVLFEELHRQIPDIVAVEEPAILHSAFIHGIKRLPVAW, encoded by the coding sequence ATGACGTCGACGTTGCACCGGGCCGGGATCACGCGCCGCGAGAACGGCGTCCCACCTCCTGACGTTCCGCTCGCCGACATCGACCTGGCGTCGCTCGAGTTCTGGGGCCGCGACGACGACGTCCGTGATGGCGCGTTCGCCACGTTACGGCGCGAGTCGCCCATTGCGTTCTTCGAGGTGACGGAGGTCGAGGGGTTCCCGTCGGGCGTCGGCCATTGGGCTCTGACCCGGTTCGACGACATTCACCACGCCAGTCGGCACCCGGAAATCTTCAGCTCGATACCGACCAGCACGTCACTCAACGACGTGCCGCCCGAGACAGCGGAGTTCGCCGGGTCGATGATCAACCTGGACGACCCCCGACACCTGCGGCTGCGCAAGATCGTCAACCGGGCCTTCACGCCGAAGGTGGTGGCCCGCATCGAGCAGAGCGTGCGGGACCGGGCACGGGCAATCGTCACCGACATGGTGGCCAACCATCCCAACGGCGAAGCCGACTTCGTCGCCGAGGCGTCCAGTCCGCTACCGCTCCAAGTGATCTGCGACATGATGGGCATCCCGGAGGAAGACGAGGAGAAGGTCTTCCACTGGACCACAGTGATGTTGGGCGTCGGCGACGACGAGGTATCCGGCGAATTCGCCGAGGTGGTGGCGACGGTGGTCGAAATGGCCGACTACGCCATGCGACTCGCCGAGCAACGACGAGCGGATCCGCACGAGGACCTCACCACGAGTCTGGTGCAGGCCGAAGTCGACGGAGAGCGGCTGACGTCCAGTGAGATCGCGTCGTTCTTCATCCTGTTGTCGGCGGCGGGAAACGAAACCACTCGCAACGCGATCAGCCACGGCATGGTGGCGCTGACCCGCTATCCCGAGGAACGCGAGAAGTGGTGGGCCGACTTCGACGCCGTCGCGCCCACCGCCGTCGAGGAGATCGTGCGGTGGGCGACGCCGGTTATCTTCATGCGGCGCAACCTAACTCAGGACATCGAGATGCACGGCATCGAGATGAAGGCGGGGGACAAGGTCTCGCTGTGGTACAACTCCGGCAACCGCGACGAAGCCAAGTTCGGCAACCCGTGGCTCTTCGACGTGACCCGGGATCCCAACCCGCACATCGGCTATGGCGGCGGCGGTGCACACTTCTGCCTCGGGGCGAACCTGGCCCGTCGGGAAATCCGGGTGCTGTTCGAAGAACTGCACCGCCAGATTCCCGACATCGTCGCGGTGGAGGAGCCGGCGATCCTGCACTCGGCGTTCATCCACGGCATCAAGCGGCTCCCCGTCGCCTGGTGA
- a CDS encoding UdgX family uracil-DNA binding protein (This protein belongs to the uracil DNA glycosylase superfamily, members of which act in excision repair of DNA. However, it belongs more specifically to UdgX branch, whose founding member was found to bind uracil in DNA (where it does not belong), without cleaving it, appears to promote DNA repair by a pathway involving RecA, rather than base excision.), whose product MTAADFVPDTRDLDTLEEASHGCKGCDLYINATQTVFGAGARDADMMLVGEQPGDQEDKAGAPFVGPAGRLLDRALAAAGVDRDRLYVTNAVKHFKFTLAERGKRRIHKTPSRTEVVACRPWLFAEMMSVEPDVVVLLGATAAKSLMGNDFRLTQHRGEALHLPETEVFDPRVAVTVHPSSVLRGPPEDREKAFEGLVSDLRFAAGLLRG is encoded by the coding sequence GTGACCGCCGCCGACTTCGTCCCCGACACCCGCGACCTCGACACCCTGGAAGAGGCTTCGCACGGCTGCAAGGGCTGCGACCTGTACATCAACGCCACCCAGACGGTGTTCGGCGCGGGTGCGCGGGATGCCGACATGATGCTCGTCGGTGAGCAGCCTGGCGATCAGGAGGACAAGGCGGGCGCCCCGTTCGTGGGACCCGCGGGCAGGCTGCTGGACAGGGCGCTCGCCGCGGCGGGCGTCGACAGGGACCGGCTGTACGTCACCAACGCGGTCAAGCACTTCAAGTTCACCCTGGCCGAGCGCGGTAAGCGCCGGATTCACAAGACCCCGAGCCGCACCGAGGTGGTCGCGTGCCGACCCTGGCTGTTCGCGGAGATGATGTCGGTCGAGCCCGACGTGGTGGTGCTGCTCGGCGCGACGGCGGCGAAATCGTTGATGGGCAACGACTTTCGATTGACTCAGCATCGAGGCGAAGCGTTGCACCTGCCCGAGACCGAGGTTTTCGATCCGCGCGTGGCGGTGACGGTGCATCCGTCCTCTGTGCTGCGGGGGCCGCCTGAGGACAGGGAGAAGGCGTTCGAGGGGCTGGTGTCGGACCTGCGGTTCGCGGCCGGGCTGCTGCGCGGCTAA
- a CDS encoding fructose bisphosphate aldolase, whose product MNTAQFEKAKNGAGFIAALDQSGGSTPKALKLYGIGEDAYSGDEQMFDLVHEMRTRIITSPVFDGDRIMGAILFEMTMDRTIDGRPSADYLWNVKNIVPFLKIDKGLAEEKDGAQVMKPMPGLDALLDRAVENGVFGTKERSVIKLPGAGLDAVVEQQFEVAQQVLAKGLVPIIEPEVDIHSPRKAEAEDQLKAALLDGVNKLSDDQAVMLKLTLPDTDNLYAELVAHPKVVRVVALSGGYSRAEACEKLARNNGVIASFSRALTEGLTAQQSDQEFNATLDSAIAEIAKASST is encoded by the coding sequence ATGAACACCGCACAGTTTGAGAAGGCCAAGAACGGCGCCGGATTCATCGCCGCACTGGACCAGAGCGGCGGCAGCACGCCCAAGGCATTGAAGCTCTACGGCATCGGTGAGGACGCGTACTCCGGCGACGAGCAAATGTTCGACCTCGTGCACGAGATGCGGACCCGCATCATCACCAGCCCCGTCTTCGACGGAGACCGCATCATGGGCGCGATCCTGTTCGAGATGACGATGGACCGCACCATCGACGGCAGGCCGTCCGCCGACTACCTGTGGAACGTGAAGAACATCGTGCCGTTCCTGAAGATCGACAAGGGCCTGGCCGAGGAGAAGGACGGCGCCCAGGTGATGAAGCCGATGCCTGGCCTCGACGCCCTGCTGGATCGCGCTGTCGAGAACGGCGTGTTCGGCACCAAGGAGCGCTCGGTCATCAAGTTGCCCGGCGCCGGCCTCGATGCGGTCGTCGAGCAGCAGTTCGAGGTGGCCCAGCAGGTGTTGGCCAAGGGCCTGGTGCCGATCATCGAGCCCGAAGTCGACATCCACAGCCCGCGCAAGGCCGAGGCCGAGGACCAGTTGAAGGCCGCTCTTTTGGACGGCGTCAACAAGCTCAGCGACGATCAGGCCGTCATGCTGAAGCTGACGCTGCCCGACACCGACAACCTGTACGCCGAACTGGTCGCGCACCCCAAGGTGGTCCGGGTGGTGGCGCTGTCCGGCGGTTACAGCCGCGCCGAGGCGTGCGAGAAGCTCGCGCGCAACAACGGTGTGATCGCCAGCTTCTCGCGGGCGCTGACCGAAGGGCTGACCGCGCAGCAGAGCGATCAGGAGTTCAACGCGACGCTGGATTCAGCGATCGCCGAGATCGCGAAGGCGTCGAGTACGTAA
- a CDS encoding nitrilase-related carbon-nitrogen hydrolase: MVRIACCQIDPKIGELAANTELIEEQIREAVSAGGDIVVLPELATSGYMLTDAEEARAVAVTPAHPTFAKWSAVAGDSIVIAGVCELGDDERLYNTAVMVDADGVVATYRKTHLWDREKFIFTPGGVLPPVIKTRHGAIAVMVCYDVEFGELTRRVALDGAELIAAPVNWPLFPRPEGERPGEVITAMSTARTNKIAVACCDRAGVERGQPWTEGTAIIDPDGWVVASAGPGAAMAVADVDLTATHDKTLTEHVHLFDDRRVDLY, translated from the coding sequence ATGGTCAGGATCGCGTGCTGCCAGATCGACCCGAAGATCGGCGAGTTGGCTGCCAACACGGAGTTGATCGAGGAGCAGATTCGTGAGGCGGTGTCGGCAGGCGGGGACATCGTGGTGCTTCCCGAGCTTGCCACGTCCGGATACATGCTCACCGATGCCGAAGAGGCGCGGGCGGTCGCGGTGACACCCGCGCACCCGACGTTCGCCAAATGGTCTGCGGTCGCAGGCGATTCGATCGTCATCGCGGGCGTCTGCGAACTCGGCGACGACGAGCGGCTGTACAACACCGCGGTCATGGTCGACGCGGACGGGGTGGTCGCCACGTATCGCAAAACGCATCTGTGGGACCGCGAGAAGTTCATCTTCACTCCGGGTGGCGTACTGCCGCCGGTCATCAAGACCCGGCACGGGGCGATCGCGGTCATGGTCTGCTACGACGTCGAGTTCGGCGAACTGACCCGGCGGGTGGCACTCGACGGTGCGGAACTGATCGCTGCCCCGGTGAACTGGCCGCTGTTCCCGCGGCCGGAGGGGGAGCGTCCCGGCGAGGTGATCACCGCCATGTCGACGGCCAGGACCAACAAAATCGCCGTCGCATGCTGTGACCGCGCGGGCGTCGAGCGCGGCCAACCGTGGACCGAGGGCACCGCGATCATCGACCCCGACGGGTGGGTCGTCGCCTCGGCGGGCCCTGGCGCGGCGATGGCCGTCGCCGATGTCGACCTGACCGCCACGCACGACAAGACGCTGACCGAACACGTTCACCTGTTCGACGACCGTCGCGTCGACCTGTATTAG
- a CDS encoding universal stress protein: MSGYTTIVVGTDGSDSSLRAVDKAGQIAAGSDATVIVATAYFPQSEDQRAADVLKDEGYKMAGNAPIYAILREARDRATAAGAKNVEEKAIVGAPVDALVDLAAEVNADLLVVGNVGLSTIAGRLLGSVPANVARRSKTDVLIVHTTP; the protein is encoded by the coding sequence ATGAGCGGCTACACCACCATCGTCGTCGGCACGGACGGATCAGATTCGTCGTTGCGCGCGGTGGACAAGGCCGGCCAGATCGCCGCCGGGTCGGATGCGACGGTGATCGTCGCCACCGCCTACTTCCCCCAGAGTGAGGATCAGCGCGCGGCGGACGTGCTCAAGGACGAGGGCTACAAGATGGCGGGCAACGCGCCGATCTACGCCATCCTGCGCGAGGCCAGGGACCGCGCCACGGCCGCCGGTGCGAAGAACGTCGAAGAGAAGGCGATCGTCGGCGCCCCCGTTGACGCGCTCGTCGATCTGGCGGCTGAAGTCAACGCCGATTTGCTCGTGGTGGGCAACGTCGGCCTGAGCACCATCGCCGGGCGGTTGCTCGGTTCGGTGCCTGCCAACGTGGCACGCCGGTCGAAGACCGACGTGCTCATCGTCCACACCACCCCGTGA
- a CDS encoding bifunctional 2-polyprenyl-6-hydroxyphenol methylase/3-demethylubiquinol 3-O-methyltransferase UbiG — MDNPGVRSVNPSIRDAMTRRLHRRSVVDGKITLPAVPGMIEQYVSLCETLFATLGRPFTAEQMAHVREVLEGQLAEAYANSPRSNIVITYDAPVGTVLNYHVRAEWWTVEGAYENWISTRKPPLFGTEPDARVSALAGQALDPSTHRVLDIGGGTGRNTLALARRGHPVDVVEMTPKFAEIIRAEAAKESLDVRVIERDIFSTEDDLRRDYSLILLSEVVSDFRSAQQLRAVFELATQCLVAGGHLVFNIFLAKPGYTPDDGARELGQQCYTTIFTVQELSSAASGLPLQLVSDDSVYEYEMTNLPDGGWPPTSWYADWVSGRDVFDMPREQSPIEMRWLVYQKPAW, encoded by the coding sequence ATGGACAATCCAGGAGTTCGCTCGGTCAACCCTTCGATTCGCGACGCGATGACCCGGCGACTGCACCGACGGTCGGTCGTCGACGGAAAGATCACCCTGCCCGCCGTTCCCGGCATGATCGAGCAGTACGTATCGCTGTGCGAGACGCTGTTCGCGACGCTGGGCCGGCCGTTCACGGCCGAGCAGATGGCCCACGTCCGGGAAGTCCTCGAGGGCCAACTCGCGGAGGCATACGCCAATTCGCCGCGATCCAACATCGTGATCACCTACGACGCGCCCGTCGGGACCGTGCTCAACTATCACGTCAGGGCCGAATGGTGGACGGTCGAGGGTGCCTACGAGAACTGGATCAGCACGCGCAAACCGCCGCTGTTCGGGACCGAACCTGATGCGCGGGTGTCGGCGCTGGCCGGCCAGGCGCTCGATCCGTCCACGCACCGGGTCCTCGACATCGGTGGCGGCACCGGCCGCAACACGTTGGCCCTCGCCCGGCGCGGCCATCCGGTCGATGTGGTGGAGATGACCCCGAAGTTCGCCGAGATCATCCGCGCCGAGGCCGCGAAGGAATCACTCGACGTGCGGGTGATCGAACGCGACATCTTCTCTACCGAGGACGACCTGCGCCGTGACTACAGCCTGATACTGCTTTCCGAAGTGGTATCGGACTTCCGGTCGGCACAGCAGTTGCGCGCGGTGTTCGAATTGGCCACCCAGTGCCTGGTCGCGGGCGGCCATCTGGTGTTCAACATCTTCCTTGCAAAACCGGGATATACGCCTGACGACGGCGCGCGTGAGCTCGGGCAGCAGTGCTACACAACGATTTTCACGGTGCAGGAGCTGTCATCGGCGGCGTCCGGTCTACCCCTGCAGCTGGTGTCCGACGACTCCGTCTACGAGTACGAGATGACGAATCTGCCGGACGGCGGTTGGCCGCCGACGAGTTGGTACGCGGACTGGGTCAGCGGACGCGACGTATTCGACATGCCGCGTGAGCAGAGCCCGATCGAGATGCGCTGGCTGGTCTACCAGAAGCCGGCCTGGTAG